The Streptomyces sp. NBC_00224 genome has a window encoding:
- a CDS encoding GNAT family N-acetyltransferase produces MTVDVRALDPSDFDQWYGVVERVFGGVPEDPELEEFWRTVIDPARCLAAYEGPSVVGTTQTFALPVSVPGGGFVPTGAVSAVGVAATHRRRGILTSMMRSQLDALREEGVPLAVLTASEPGIYGRYGYGLATQQMSLEIDSSRVRVDVPEGAEDVTLRYASVADAASVCEEVYGRAVGTRAGMFLRTPGWERHPLLDPPGFRDGGSPAQCVLASRGGEVVGYVRFHTKPVWDAAGPKGVVTLRDINADDPAVYGALWRFLCDIDLTSTVKAGNRPADDPLLHLVSDVRRCGVRMRDGLYVRLVEVGSGLASRSYSSPVDVVFDVSDSFCGWNAGRWRLSGDSKGAVCSRTADPADVALSARELGAAFLGGVSLASLASAGRVRELREGALTEASAAFSTALAPWLPHGF; encoded by the coding sequence ATGACTGTGGACGTACGTGCTCTGGACCCCTCCGACTTCGACCAGTGGTACGGGGTGGTGGAGCGGGTGTTCGGGGGCGTACCCGAGGACCCGGAGCTGGAGGAGTTCTGGCGCACGGTGATCGATCCGGCGCGGTGCCTGGCGGCGTACGAAGGGCCTTCCGTCGTCGGCACGACGCAGACCTTCGCACTGCCGGTGTCGGTGCCGGGCGGCGGATTCGTCCCGACCGGGGCGGTCAGCGCGGTCGGCGTCGCGGCGACGCACCGGCGGCGCGGGATCCTCACGTCGATGATGCGGAGCCAGCTCGACGCCCTGCGCGAGGAGGGCGTCCCGCTCGCCGTCCTCACGGCGTCCGAGCCGGGGATCTACGGGCGGTACGGGTACGGCCTCGCCACCCAGCAGATGAGCCTGGAGATCGACTCCTCGCGGGTGCGGGTGGATGTGCCGGAGGGCGCGGAGGACGTGACCCTGCGGTACGCGTCGGTCGCGGATGCCGCTTCGGTGTGCGAGGAGGTCTACGGGCGCGCGGTGGGCACGCGCGCCGGGATGTTCCTGCGCACGCCCGGCTGGGAGCGGCACCCGCTGCTCGACCCGCCGGGCTTCCGGGACGGCGGGTCGCCCGCGCAGTGCGTGCTGGCCTCGCGGGGCGGCGAGGTCGTGGGGTACGTGCGCTTCCACACCAAGCCGGTGTGGGACGCGGCGGGCCCGAAGGGCGTCGTGACGCTGCGGGACATCAACGCGGACGACCCCGCCGTGTACGGCGCGCTGTGGCGGTTCCTCTGCGACATCGACCTGACGTCGACGGTCAAGGCGGGGAACCGTCCGGCGGACGACCCGCTGCTGCATCTCGTGTCCGATGTGCGGCGGTGCGGGGTGCGGATGCGGGACGGGCTGTACGTGCGGCTGGTGGAGGTGGGTTCCGGGCTGGCGTCCCGTTCCTACTCGTCCCCGGTGGACGTGGTCTTCGACGTCTCGGACTCGTTCTGCGGCTGGAACGCGGGGCGGTGGCGGTTGAGCGGGGACTCGAAGGGGGCGGTGTGCTCGCGCACGGCGGACCCGGCGGATGTGGCGCTGTCCGCGCGGGAGCTGGGCGCCGCCTTCCTGGGCGGGGTGTCCCTCGCCTCTCTCGCCTCGGCGGGGCGGGTGCGGGAGCTCCGAGAGGGTGCCCTGACGGAGGCGAGCGCGGCGTTCAGCACGGCCTTGGCCCCGTGGCTGCCGCACGGCTTCTAG
- a CDS encoding ABC transporter ATP-binding protein produces the protein MALGRGKRRAAKVEAVEGDARWAVELRGVRRQYGRGGSAVHALRGIDLKLPRGSFTAVMGPSGSGKSTFLQCAAGLDRPTDGSVRLGGTEITGMSENKLTELRRARLGFVFQAFNLLPSLTVEQNVLLPMRLAGRRPERRRAEELLGQVGLGGKGKRRPGELSGGQQQRVAIARALVTRPDVVFADEPTGALDTRTAAEVLSLLRNAVDGMGATVVMVTHDPSAAAYADQVLFLADGSMADALTGASAGQIAARMTSLTAPAATYAAAAA, from the coding sequence ATGGCACTGGGACGCGGCAAGCGGCGGGCGGCAAAGGTCGAGGCCGTCGAGGGCGACGCCCGCTGGGCCGTCGAGCTGCGCGGGGTGCGGCGTCAGTATGGGCGCGGCGGCTCGGCCGTGCACGCCCTGCGGGGGATCGACCTCAAGCTGCCGCGCGGGAGCTTCACGGCGGTGATGGGGCCGTCGGGGTCGGGGAAGTCGACGTTCCTCCAGTGCGCGGCGGGGTTGGACCGGCCCACGGACGGGTCCGTACGGCTCGGCGGGACCGAGATCACGGGCATGAGCGAGAACAAGCTGACCGAACTGCGGCGCGCCCGGCTGGGGTTCGTGTTCCAGGCGTTCAACCTGCTGCCGTCGCTGACGGTGGAGCAGAACGTACTGCTGCCGATGCGCCTTGCGGGGCGGCGGCCGGAGCGGCGCCGGGCCGAGGAGCTCCTGGGGCAGGTGGGGCTCGGGGGGAAGGGGAAGCGGCGCCCGGGTGAGCTGTCCGGTGGGCAGCAGCAGCGGGTCGCGATCGCCCGCGCGCTGGTCACCCGTCCGGACGTCGTGTTCGCGGACGAGCCGACGGGTGCGCTGGACACGCGGACGGCGGCGGAGGTGCTGTCGCTGCTGCGGAACGCGGTGGACGGGATGGGGGCGACGGTCGTCATGGTCACGCATGATCCGTCGGCCGCCGCCTATGCCGACCAGGTCCTTTTCCTTGCGGACGGGTCGATGGCGGATGCGCTGACCGGCGCGTCGGCGGGGCAGATCGCGGCCCGGATGACGTCACTGACGGCCCCGGCGGCCACGTACGCGGCGGCAGCGGCGTGA
- a CDS encoding ribose-5-phosphate isomerase: protein MRVYLGSDHAGYELKNHLVEWLTAHGHEAVDCGPHIYDAQDDYPPFCLRAAEKTAADPDSLGIVIGGSGNGEQIAANKVKGVRAALAWSEQTAALGREHNNANVLSIGGRMHTEEESTKFVEVFLNTPYSNEERHTRRIEMLSRYETTGELPEIPAHHPQQG from the coding sequence ATGCGCGTGTACCTCGGTTCAGACCATGCCGGATACGAACTCAAGAACCACCTGGTCGAATGGCTCACGGCCCATGGCCACGAGGCCGTCGACTGCGGTCCCCACATCTACGACGCCCAGGACGACTACCCGCCGTTCTGCCTGCGCGCCGCCGAGAAGACGGCCGCCGACCCGGACTCGCTGGGCATCGTGATCGGCGGCTCGGGCAACGGTGAGCAGATCGCCGCGAACAAGGTGAAGGGCGTACGGGCGGCCCTGGCCTGGAGCGAGCAGACGGCGGCGCTCGGCCGCGAGCACAACAACGCGAACGTGCTCTCCATCGGTGGCCGGATGCACACCGAGGAGGAGTCGACCAAGTTCGTCGAGGTGTTCCTGAACACCCCGTACTCGAACGAGGAGCGCCACACCCGCCGTATCGAGATGCTGTCGCGCTACGAGACGACCGGCGAGCTCCCCGAGATCCCCGCGCACCACCCGCAGCAGGGCTGA
- a CDS encoding amino acid permease: MTSQPSLAKEEGRPGDPGTPDSPVVGAPHGSNGLQAGLKNRHLSMIAIGGVIGAGLFVGSSSGIAAAGPAILLSYALVGLMVVFVMRMLGEMAAARPTSGSFSAYADQALGRWAGFSIGWLYWFFWVVVLAVEATAGAKILHGWVGGVPQWGWALIVMIVLTATNLVSVSSYGEFEFWFAGIKVVAIGAFVAIGLLAVFGILPGSDNPGDGFAHLTDAGGFMPNGAGAILTGVLMVVFSFMGSEIVTLAAGESEDPQRAVTKATNSVIWRIGVFYLGSILVVLTLLKWNDPAILKDGSYVAALNSIGIPHAGQIMNVIVLTAVLSCLNSGLYTASRMAFSLGQRGDAPRAFARTNARGVPQAAILCSVLFGFVAVFFNYKWPDTVFDFLLNSSGAVALFVWLVICFTQLRMRGIILRETPEKLTVKMWLFPYLTWATIAMISFVLVYMLTDDAGRKQVLLSLLVAAIVVAIALVRDFMQRGAVVEAAVAQSGVNDEVTAE; the protein is encoded by the coding sequence ATGACCTCGCAACCCTCCCTTGCGAAGGAAGAAGGCCGACCGGGCGACCCCGGAACGCCCGACTCCCCCGTCGTCGGCGCCCCGCACGGCTCCAACGGCCTCCAGGCCGGTCTCAAGAACCGTCACCTCTCGATGATCGCCATCGGCGGTGTCATCGGAGCGGGGCTCTTCGTCGGCTCCAGCTCCGGCATCGCCGCCGCCGGTCCCGCCATCCTGCTCTCGTACGCGCTCGTCGGCCTCATGGTCGTCTTCGTGATGCGGATGCTCGGCGAGATGGCCGCCGCCCGGCCGACCTCCGGCTCCTTCTCGGCCTACGCCGACCAGGCGCTCGGCCGCTGGGCCGGGTTCTCCATCGGCTGGCTCTACTGGTTCTTCTGGGTCGTGGTGCTCGCCGTCGAGGCGACCGCCGGAGCGAAGATCCTGCACGGCTGGGTCGGGGGGGTCCCGCAGTGGGGCTGGGCACTGATCGTGATGATCGTGCTGACGGCCACCAACCTCGTCTCCGTGTCTTCGTACGGAGAATTCGAGTTCTGGTTCGCCGGGATCAAGGTTGTCGCCATCGGCGCCTTTGTCGCCATCGGGCTGCTCGCCGTCTTCGGAATACTTCCCGGGTCCGACAACCCCGGTGACGGATTCGCGCATCTCACCGATGCCGGTGGATTCATGCCGAACGGCGCCGGAGCCATTCTCACCGGTGTACTGATGGTCGTCTTCTCCTTCATGGGCAGCGAGATCGTCACCCTGGCCGCCGGTGAGTCCGAGGACCCGCAGCGCGCCGTCACCAAGGCCACCAACAGCGTGATCTGGCGCATCGGCGTCTTCTACCTCGGCTCGATCCTCGTCGTCCTCACGCTGCTGAAGTGGAACGACCCGGCGATCCTCAAGGACGGCTCGTACGTCGCGGCGCTCAACTCGATCGGCATCCCGCACGCCGGGCAGATCATGAACGTGATCGTGCTGACGGCGGTGCTCTCCTGCCTCAACTCCGGCCTGTACACCGCCTCCCGCATGGCGTTCTCGCTCGGCCAGCGCGGTGACGCGCCGCGCGCCTTCGCCCGTACCAACGCGCGGGGCGTGCCGCAGGCGGCCATCCTCTGCTCGGTCCTCTTCGGGTTCGTGGCCGTCTTCTTCAACTACAAGTGGCCGGACACCGTCTTCGACTTCCTGCTGAACTCGTCCGGCGCGGTCGCGCTGTTCGTGTGGCTGGTCATCTGCTTCACGCAGCTGCGGATGCGCGGGATCATCCTGCGCGAGACGCCGGAGAAGCTGACGGTCAAGATGTGGCTGTTCCCGTATCTGACGTGGGCGACGATCGCGATGATCTCCTTCGTGCTCGTCTACATGCTCACCGACGACGCCGGTCGCAAGCAGGTGCTGCTCTCGCTGCTGGTCGCGGCGATCGTCGTGGCGATCGCGCTGGTGCGGGACTTCATGCAGCGCGGTGCGGTCGTGGAAGCCGCCGTCGCTCAGAGCGGTGTGAACGACGAGGTCACCGCGGAGTAG
- a CDS encoding Fpg/Nei family DNA glycosylase, producing MPEGHTIHRLAADHGKWFGGRRVCASSPQGKFSDGAALVDGQVLEVAEAHGKHLFLGFGGPVGWIHIHLGLFGKYALGTGSAPPATETVRLRLSGPGGYADLRGPTTCALITDAEKQAIHDRLGPDPLRAADTGEKAWARISRSRTTIAALLLDQKIIAGVGNVYRAEVLFRHGVDPYREGRSLSRAEWDAMWSDLVLLMREGVRLNRIDTVRPEHMPEAMGREPRVDDHGGEVYVYRRAHLPCHICTTEIRTADLAARNLFWCPQCQGHA from the coding sequence ATGCCCGAGGGGCACACGATTCACCGGCTGGCCGCCGACCACGGGAAGTGGTTCGGCGGCCGCCGCGTATGCGCGTCCAGTCCGCAGGGGAAGTTCTCGGACGGGGCGGCGCTGGTGGACGGCCAGGTGCTTGAGGTGGCGGAAGCCCACGGCAAACACCTGTTCCTGGGCTTCGGCGGCCCGGTCGGCTGGATCCACATCCACCTGGGCCTGTTCGGCAAGTACGCACTGGGTACGGGTTCGGCCCCGCCGGCCACGGAGACGGTCCGGCTGCGCCTTTCCGGCCCCGGCGGTTACGCGGACCTGCGCGGCCCCACGACCTGCGCGCTGATCACCGACGCGGAGAAGCAGGCGATACACGACCGCCTGGGCCCGGATCCGCTGCGGGCCGCGGACACCGGCGAGAAGGCGTGGGCGCGGATCTCGCGCAGCCGCACGACGATCGCGGCGCTGCTGCTGGACCAGAAGATCATCGCGGGCGTGGGGAACGTCTACCGGGCCGAGGTCCTGTTCCGCCACGGAGTCGACCCGTACCGGGAGGGCCGTTCCCTGTCGCGTGCGGAGTGGGACGCGATGTGGTCGGACCTGGTTCTGCTGATGCGCGAGGGCGTACGCCTGAACCGCATCGACACGGTGCGGCCGGAGCACATGCCGGAGGCGATGGGGCGCGAGCCGAGGGTCGACGACCACGGCGGCGAGGTGTACGTGTACCGCCGCGCGCACTTGCCGTGCCACATCTGCACCACGGAGATCCGCACGGCGGACTTGGCGGCCCGAAACCTGTTCTGGTGCCCGCAGTGCCAGGGGCACGCGTAA
- a CDS encoding PP2C family protein-serine/threonine phosphatase, producing MARRVGADSFSARWRKSAHRARIALRKSGVDYFRGDGSDWIALAGLLLTVPAITAASLASPVWCAPGALALPIVAGGVLLRPASLLGLYAASALALIVESVQLGPYTEGPARVTPGTVLVVAACGLFGLLIAQFRARVGVPWRRGGTMLFDLRERIRVQSALPRLPRGWHREMALRPAGGQSFSGDFVVAARTNGNRTLEVVLTDVSGKGMDAGSRALLLSGAFGGLLGSLPPHGFLTAANGYLLRQDWDEGFATSIHLVLDLDSGDYELLSAGHLPALHLQAGSGRWREVSGEGPLLGVYDGAEFHPVKGSLGPGDVLMLFTDGLVETAERDIAEGIDRLTGEADRYVTTGFEGAAWHLIEAVAKDVNDDRALLLIRRDA from the coding sequence ATGGCACGACGCGTGGGAGCGGATTCGTTCAGTGCCCGGTGGCGCAAGTCGGCGCACCGGGCACGTATTGCGCTGCGCAAGTCCGGGGTCGACTACTTCCGGGGCGACGGATCGGACTGGATCGCGCTCGCGGGCCTGCTCCTGACCGTTCCGGCGATCACCGCCGCGAGCCTCGCCTCACCGGTCTGGTGCGCGCCCGGCGCGCTGGCCCTGCCGATCGTCGCGGGCGGCGTCCTGCTCCGCCCCGCGAGCCTGCTGGGCCTGTACGCGGCCTCAGCCCTCGCCCTGATCGTGGAGTCCGTACAACTGGGCCCGTACACGGAGGGCCCCGCCAGGGTGACCCCCGGCACGGTCCTCGTGGTCGCCGCCTGCGGCCTCTTCGGCCTCCTCATCGCCCAGTTCCGGGCCCGCGTCGGCGTGCCCTGGCGGCGCGGCGGCACCATGCTCTTCGACCTGCGCGAACGCATCCGCGTCCAGTCCGCCCTGCCGCGCCTGCCGCGAGGCTGGCACCGCGAGATGGCCCTGCGCCCCGCAGGCGGCCAATCCTTCTCGGGCGACTTCGTCGTGGCGGCCCGTACGAACGGGAACCGCACGCTCGAAGTCGTCCTCACGGACGTCTCCGGCAAGGGCATGGACGCGGGGTCGCGTGCGCTGCTGCTGTCCGGTGCGTTCGGCGGGCTGCTCGGCTCGCTGCCGCCGCACGGCTTCCTCACGGCGGCCAACGGCTACCTGCTCCGCCAGGACTGGGACGAGGGGTTCGCGACGTCGATCCACCTCGTACTCGACCTGGACTCCGGCGACTACGAGCTGCTCTCCGCCGGCCACCTCCCCGCCCTCCACCTCCAGGCGGGCTCCGGCCGCTGGCGCGAGGTGTCGGGGGAGGGGCCGCTGCTCGGGGTGTACGACGGGGCCGAGTTCCACCCGGTCAAGGGATCACTCGGCCCCGGCGACGTGCTCATGCTCTTCACGGACGGCCTCGTCGAGACGGCCGAACGCGACATCGCGGAAGGCATCGACCGCCTGACGGGCGAGGCCGACCGTTACGTCACGACGGGCTTCGAGGGCGCGGCGTGGCACCTGATCGAGGCGGTCGCGAAGGACGTCAACGACGACCGCGCGCTGCTGCTGATCAGGCGCGACGCGTAG
- a CDS encoding Scr1 family TA system antitoxin-like transcriptional regulator — protein sequence MVNIRTLDPSASPLDYYGSELRRERERAGMTQEQLGGCLFCAASLIGQVETAMKVPTRNFSERLDAALGTEGRFSRLVGLVLRSQLPTWFQQFAEMEARATYISTYQAQVVYGLLQTKEYAEALVGAHSPDELDTLVAARLERQRILERDTPPALWVVLDEAVLHREVGGKKVMRKQLTHLLNVCDRPWTYLQVLPFSVGEHPATLGSFTLLRFDDDPDLFYSESYDSAHMTANPPVIRERSVSYARLQATALSPEDSAALIARVMEERYGPDGRAVA from the coding sequence GTGGTGAACATCCGCACGCTGGATCCGAGCGCGTCGCCGCTCGACTATTACGGTTCCGAGCTGCGTCGAGAACGTGAGCGCGCCGGAATGACGCAGGAGCAGTTGGGGGGCTGTCTGTTCTGTGCCGCGTCGCTGATCGGGCAAGTCGAGACGGCGATGAAAGTCCCGACGAGGAACTTCTCGGAGCGGCTGGATGCCGCGCTGGGGACGGAGGGCCGGTTCTCCCGGCTGGTGGGGTTGGTGCTGCGCAGCCAACTGCCGACTTGGTTCCAGCAGTTCGCGGAGATGGAGGCGCGAGCTACTTACATCAGCACCTACCAAGCGCAGGTGGTGTACGGCTTGTTGCAGACGAAGGAATACGCGGAGGCGCTTGTGGGCGCCCACAGTCCGGACGAACTCGACACGCTGGTGGCTGCGCGACTGGAACGCCAGCGAATCCTGGAGCGGGACACCCCGCCCGCGCTGTGGGTGGTACTCGACGAGGCGGTGCTGCACCGCGAGGTCGGCGGCAAGAAGGTCATGCGAAAGCAGCTGACCCACCTGCTGAATGTCTGCGACCGCCCGTGGACGTACCTCCAGGTGCTCCCCTTCTCGGTCGGTGAACACCCCGCAACTCTGGGGTCGTTCACCCTCCTGCGGTTCGATGACGACCCGGACCTTTTCTACTCGGAGAGCTACGACAGCGCACACATGACCGCCAACCCTCCAGTGATCAGGGAGCGTTCAGTCAGCTACGCTCGCCTGCAAGCCACAGCCCTCTCCCCCGAGGACTCGGCGGCACTGATCGCTCGCGTAATGGAGGAACGCTATGGACCTGACGGACGCGCGGTGGCGTAA
- a CDS encoding ABC transporter permease translates to MTRPNGLARAAIRFKPSAFVGTFIALFMAAMIVSACGILLETGVRAAVPAERYAGAPVVVAADQQAHYTTGSGEDRDTESVALPDKARLDAALTARAATAPGAAAAIADVSFPVRDVRDVRTGNTPATAHGWGSTAFTGTKLTSGTPPRTGQVVTGDRAAIGDRLTVDTPSGKRQFTVSGTTKAPGTMWFTDTQALALSGHPGKADAIAVLAKPGVTASALADQVEQRLGDAVEVHTGDGRGAVETRGLAYAKEMLTALGGSFGGMATMVAVFTAAGTVTLSVGQRRREYALLRAIGATPRQIRRTIATETMLVAPLAGALGCLPGVALASWWFGQLRDKGAVPEAVDLSVSWIPMAAAVGAAVLTSLFAGYMAARRPSRTKPGEALRDASVERLRIGWIRTPLGVAALGGGIAFTGVAASEKGENAANAALGVVMLFMLAVALLGPLIARACAGLFGLPLRAAGAPASLAAANSRTNARRLASAITPIVLAMAFSSTLVFMHTSEDRVTEKQQRAGLVADRVVTGPSVLTSDAVARAKTTPGVEVAVGLTRTSVLVHAGGSLQSISTQGFTGTGADLARVQDLGVRKGSLEALKPGTIALDKTLANDTHARVGDRLDILLPDGTKASPRVVATYDRGLGLSQITLPQGDLASHTTTVDMPTELLLKGKAEASALTPLGTVTDAAGYATAKSVERDLNAWANTTMAAVLGGFAAVAAANTLVMTILDRRRELGTLRLIGTTRRQVMGMVRWEALLVTSAGLILGTAIALATLIPMMNGLTGESPYIPPVLYGSFAAGILGLGLASTALPARAALR, encoded by the coding sequence ATGACCCGCCCCAACGGCCTCGCCCGCGCAGCGATCCGCTTCAAACCGTCCGCCTTCGTCGGCACCTTCATCGCCCTCTTCATGGCCGCGATGATCGTCTCCGCGTGCGGAATCCTCCTGGAGACCGGCGTACGAGCGGCCGTCCCGGCCGAGCGCTACGCCGGCGCCCCCGTGGTCGTCGCCGCCGACCAGCAGGCCCACTACACCACCGGCAGCGGCGAGGACCGGGACACCGAGTCCGTCGCGCTGCCCGACAAGGCCCGGCTCGACGCCGCCCTGACGGCCCGCGCGGCGACCGCCCCCGGCGCGGCCGCCGCAATCGCGGACGTCTCCTTTCCCGTACGCGACGTACGCGACGTACGTACGGGAAATACGCCTGCCACTGCACACGGCTGGGGCTCGACCGCCTTCACCGGCACGAAGCTCACCTCCGGCACTCCGCCCCGTACCGGCCAGGTGGTGACCGGCGACCGCGCCGCCATCGGCGACCGACTCACCGTCGACACCCCTTCCGGCAAGCGGCAGTTCACGGTGTCCGGCACCACCAAGGCCCCCGGCACCATGTGGTTCACCGACACCCAGGCCCTGGCCCTGTCCGGGCACCCCGGCAAGGCCGACGCCATCGCCGTACTCGCCAAGCCCGGTGTCACCGCCTCCGCCCTCGCCGACCAGGTCGAACAGCGGCTCGGGGACGCGGTCGAGGTCCACACCGGTGACGGGCGCGGCGCCGTCGAGACCCGCGGCCTCGCCTACGCCAAGGAGATGCTCACCGCGCTCGGCGGCTCCTTCGGCGGCATGGCCACCATGGTCGCCGTCTTCACCGCCGCCGGAACCGTCACGCTCTCCGTCGGCCAGCGCCGCCGCGAGTACGCCCTGCTGCGCGCGATCGGCGCGACCCCGCGCCAGATCCGGCGCACCATCGCCACCGAGACCATGCTGGTCGCCCCGCTCGCGGGCGCGCTCGGCTGCCTCCCGGGCGTGGCGCTCGCGAGCTGGTGGTTCGGCCAGCTCCGCGACAAGGGCGCGGTCCCGGAGGCCGTGGACCTGTCGGTGTCGTGGATCCCGATGGCGGCGGCGGTCGGCGCGGCCGTGCTGACCTCGCTCTTCGCCGGGTACATGGCGGCCCGCCGCCCGTCCCGCACCAAGCCGGGCGAGGCACTGCGGGACGCCTCGGTGGAGCGGCTGCGCATCGGCTGGATCCGTACGCCCCTGGGCGTCGCGGCCCTCGGCGGCGGCATCGCCTTCACCGGCGTGGCCGCGTCCGAGAAGGGCGAGAACGCGGCGAACGCGGCCCTCGGCGTCGTCATGCTCTTCATGCTCGCCGTGGCCCTCCTCGGCCCGCTGATCGCCCGCGCCTGCGCCGGTCTGTTCGGTCTGCCGCTGCGCGCGGCGGGCGCCCCGGCGTCGCTGGCGGCGGCCAACTCCCGTACGAACGCCCGCCGTCTGGCCTCCGCGATCACCCCGATCGTGCTGGCCATGGCGTTCTCCTCCACCCTCGTCTTCATGCACACCAGCGAGGACCGCGTCACCGAGAAGCAGCAGCGGGCGGGCCTCGTCGCCGACCGGGTGGTCACCGGCCCGTCGGTCCTGACCTCGGACGCGGTGGCGCGGGCGAAGACGACCCCGGGCGTCGAGGTGGCGGTGGGCCTGACCCGTACGTCCGTCCTGGTCCACGCCGGCGGCTCCCTCCAGTCGATCTCCACGCAGGGCTTCACGGGCACCGGCGCGGACCTCGCGCGCGTCCAGGACCTGGGCGTACGCAAGGGCTCCCTGGAGGCCCTGAAGCCCGGCACGATCGCCCTGGACAAAACCCTGGCGAACGACACGCACGCGCGCGTGGGCGACCGGCTCGACATCCTGCTCCCCGACGGCACGAAGGCGTCCCCGAGGGTGGTGGCCACGTACGACAGGGGCCTGGGCCTGTCCCAAATAACGCTCCCGCAGGGCGACTTGGCCTCCCACACGACGACGGTGGACATGCCGACGGAACTCCTGCTGAAGGGCAAGGCCGAGGCGTCCGCGCTGACCCCCCTCGGCACGGTCACGGACGCCGCGGGCTACGCCACGGCCAAGAGCGTGGAACGCGACCTGAACGCCTGGGCCAACACCACCATGGCGGCCGTACTCGGCGGCTTCGCGGCCGTCGCGGCGGCGAACACGCTGGTCATGACCATCCTGGACCGCCGCCGCGAACTCGGCACACTGCGCCTGATCGGCACCACCCGCCGCCAGGTCATGGGCATGGTGCGCTGGGAGGCGCTCCTGGTGACGTCGGCGGGCCTGATCCTGGGCACGGCGATAGCCCTGGCCACCCTCATCCCCATGATGAACGGCCTGACGGGCGAGAGCCCGTACATCCCGCCCGTCCTGTACGGCTCGTTCGCCGCGGGCATCCTGGGCCTGGGCCTCGCCTCCACGGCGCTCCCGGCCCGAGCGGCCCTACGCTGA
- a CDS encoding DUF397 domain-containing protein, with translation MDLTDARWRKSSYSGGSGGECVECAALGGAAWRKSSYSGGSGGDCVEVADLPHVVAIRDSKRPEGAALTVSSAAFAAFVAATRRA, from the coding sequence ATGGACCTGACGGACGCGCGGTGGCGTAAGTCGAGCTACAGCGGAGGCAGCGGCGGCGAATGCGTGGAGTGTGCAGCACTCGGGGGCGCCGCCTGGCGTAAGTCCAGCTACAGCGGGGGCAGCGGCGGCGACTGCGTCGAGGTCGCAGACCTCCCCCACGTCGTCGCCATCCGCGACTCCAAGCGGCCCGAGGGCGCGGCCCTCACCGTCAGCTCGGCCGCCTTCGCCGCGTTCGTCGCGGCTACGCGTCGCGCCTGA